A window from Aquabacterium sp. NJ1 encodes these proteins:
- a CDS encoding DUF2325 domain-containing protein — translation MLLHLDQQQAHLVALMGENAVLARELAAAQNRSTHIAQEQAQRIASLEAMLVRLRGDLIRSETDRSRLQEQLARIEAARPGATSEPVRDTDKSTDAKPLSNQTVLCVGGRTAAVPLYRYVIERTGGRFLHHDGGEHHCIGKLDTTLAAADLVICQTGCISHDAYWRVKEHCKRTGKRCAFVETPSKAALQKALSGLSQSSADRDERPITRLQRARAGNNATSD, via the coding sequence ATGCTCCTCCATCTCGATCAGCAACAAGCCCATCTTGTCGCCCTGATGGGCGAAAACGCCGTGCTGGCTCGCGAGCTGGCAGCCGCCCAGAATCGCAGCACCCACATTGCGCAGGAGCAGGCCCAGCGGATTGCAAGCTTGGAAGCCATGCTGGTGAGGCTCAGGGGTGACCTGATCCGCAGCGAGACCGACCGGTCGAGGCTCCAGGAACAACTCGCCCGCATTGAAGCGGCCCGGCCGGGGGCCACCTCGGAGCCCGTGCGAGACACCGACAAATCGACAGACGCAAAGCCCCTGTCAAACCAGACCGTGTTGTGCGTAGGGGGGAGAACGGCCGCCGTGCCCCTCTACCGCTACGTCATCGAGCGCACCGGTGGCCGCTTCCTCCACCATGATGGCGGCGAGCACCACTGCATTGGCAAGCTCGATACCACCCTGGCCGCGGCGGACCTCGTCATCTGCCAGACGGGCTGCATCAGCCACGACGCCTACTGGCGTGTCAAAGAGCACTGCAAACGCACCGGCAAGCGCTGCGCGTTTGTGGAAACGCCGAGCAAGGCCGCGCTGCAAAAGGCGTTGAGCGGATTGAGCCAAAGCTCGGCCGACAGGGACGAGCGCCCCATCACCCGATTGCAACGGGCCCGCGCCGGGAACAACGCCACCAGCGATTGA
- a CDS encoding SRPBCC family protein yields the protein MSTHQPFQPDPQLDLVFERAIDLSPAQVWAAWTTPELINQWFTPAPWRTSGCEIDLRPGGRFHTIMHGPEGQHFANTGCYLEVVPERRLTWTSCLGPDFRPANHPPEALMITAIISMEPHGSGTLYRGTAIHKDEASRQQHEAMGFQEGWGKALDQLITLMRRR from the coding sequence ATGTCCACGCACCAGCCATTCCAACCCGATCCCCAGCTGGATCTGGTGTTCGAGCGCGCCATCGATCTCTCGCCCGCCCAGGTATGGGCCGCCTGGACCACGCCCGAGCTGATCAACCAATGGTTCACACCGGCACCCTGGCGCACGTCCGGTTGCGAGATCGATCTGCGCCCAGGCGGGCGCTTCCACACCATCATGCATGGACCAGAGGGGCAGCACTTCGCCAACACGGGCTGCTATCTGGAGGTGGTGCCCGAGCGCCGCCTGACGTGGACGAGCTGCCTTGGCCCCGACTTCAGGCCAGCCAACCACCCGCCCGAAGCCTTGATGATCACCGCCATCATCAGCATGGAACCCCATGGCAGCGGGACGCTTTACCGTGGCACGGCCATTCACAAGGACGAGGCCAGCCGTCAGCAGCATGAGGCCATGGGCTTCCAGGAAGGCTGGGGGAAGGCACTGGACCAACTCATCACCCTCATGCGCAGGCGGTGA
- a CDS encoding NAD(P)H-dependent oxidoreductase, which produces MLASQKAIAWADHLVLFFPLWLGDMPAVLKGFLEQVARPGFALSKGGDGRLPAKLLTGRSARVVVTMGMPALIYRWYFRAHSVKALERNILGFVGIAPVRETLIGGVDGLGEAGVRTWCGKLNKLGRRAH; this is translated from the coding sequence TTGCTCGCCTCGCAAAAGGCGATTGCCTGGGCCGATCACCTCGTGTTGTTCTTTCCCCTGTGGCTGGGTGACATGCCTGCCGTGCTCAAGGGCTTTCTGGAGCAGGTGGCGCGGCCCGGCTTCGCCTTGAGCAAGGGCGGGGACGGGCGGCTGCCCGCCAAGTTGTTGACGGGGCGCTCCGCCCGCGTGGTGGTCACCATGGGCATGCCTGCCTTGATCTACCGGTGGTACTTCCGCGCCCACAGCGTGAAGGCGCTGGAGCGCAACATCCTGGGTTTCGTCGGCATTGCGCCCGTGCGCGAGACCCTGATCGGTGGCGTCGATGGCTTGGGTGAGGCGGGCGTCCGTACTTGGTGTGGCAAGTTGAACAAGCTGGGGCGGCGGGCGCATTAG
- a CDS encoding energy transducer TonB, with translation MPASIAIHDGQPYTFRISPLALAMVVAAHAGVALLLTISRTLPSTPPQAPLMVEVITAKAPVPPAPKAPDITPPKPKPVARQERFTRAQDVPVLAAKPVAQEPVANETKAVPPAPLPPIQTPPAPAQAAPSSHAVPAAAPTSPQFDADYLDNPKPVYPPISRREREQGKVLLRVYVEVSGAAGKVELVTSSGYDRLDKAARAAVGRWRFVPARQGSEAVAAWVTVPIIFSLKD, from the coding sequence ATGCCTGCCTCGATCGCCATCCACGATGGCCAGCCGTACACCTTCAGGATCTCGCCCCTAGCCTTGGCGATGGTCGTGGCGGCGCATGCGGGCGTGGCGCTGCTGCTGACGATCTCCCGAACCTTGCCCAGCACGCCGCCGCAAGCACCGTTGATGGTGGAGGTGATCACGGCCAAGGCGCCCGTGCCGCCTGCGCCCAAGGCCCCGGACATCACGCCGCCCAAGCCCAAACCGGTGGCCCGCCAGGAGCGCTTCACCCGCGCGCAAGACGTGCCCGTGCTCGCTGCCAAGCCCGTGGCGCAAGAGCCGGTGGCCAACGAAACCAAGGCGGTGCCGCCGGCTCCCTTGCCCCCCATTCAGACGCCGCCTGCGCCTGCACAGGCGGCGCCGAGCTCGCATGCCGTGCCAGCGGCGGCACCCACATCGCCCCAATTCGACGCCGACTACCTGGACAACCCCAAGCCGGTCTACCCACCCATCTCCCGCCGCGAGCGCGAGCAGGGCAAGGTGCTGCTGCGCGTGTATGTCGAGGTCTCGGGTGCCGCGGGCAAGGTCGAGCTGGTTACCAGCTCCGGCTACGACCGGCTGGACAAGGCCGCGCGGGCTGCCGTGGGCCGCTGGCGCTTCGTGCCTGCCCGTCAAGGATCCGAGGCCGTGGCCGCCTGGGTCACCGTCCCCATCATCTTTAGTCTCAAGGATTGA
- a CDS encoding MotA/TolQ/ExbB proton channel family protein, which produces MNESLDLAHFWAHLDLVARFVLALLLLGSITCWYLIVTKTVQVYRTSQRSRRFLKAFWDAPNLDAVARDIKAQGSSDPFSHLLHHGFTALDHLSRREEAASLIDAGAPDEMLTRALRRAIEEDKAHMEFGQSFLATVASSAPFVGLFGTVWGIYHALAAISLTGQSTLDKVAGPVGEALIMTGIGLAVAIPAAIAYNSFARVNRNVMSRLNSFAYDVFNFMATGIKASPRGADNGGSGSGDKVIGLPRAQAHAAR; this is translated from the coding sequence ATGAACGAATCACTTGACCTGGCCCACTTCTGGGCGCACCTGGATCTGGTTGCCCGCTTCGTGCTGGCGCTCCTGCTCTTGGGCTCCATCACCTGCTGGTACCTGATCGTCACCAAGACGGTTCAGGTCTACCGCACCAGCCAGCGCAGCCGCCGCTTCCTGAAGGCCTTCTGGGATGCGCCCAATCTGGATGCCGTGGCCCGTGACATCAAGGCCCAGGGCTCATCCGATCCGTTCTCGCATCTGCTGCACCATGGCTTCACGGCGCTGGACCACCTCAGCCGCCGCGAAGAAGCGGCCAGCCTGATCGACGCCGGTGCCCCTGATGAAATGCTGACGCGCGCCCTGCGTCGGGCCATTGAAGAAGACAAGGCGCACATGGAGTTTGGCCAGTCCTTCCTGGCCACGGTGGCATCGAGCGCGCCCTTTGTCGGCCTGTTCGGCACCGTCTGGGGCATCTACCACGCACTGGCCGCCATCAGCCTGACAGGGCAGAGCACGCTGGACAAGGTCGCCGGCCCCGTGGGCGAGGCCTTGATCATGACCGGCATCGGCCTGGCTGTGGCCATCCCCGCGGCCATTGCCTACAACTCGTTTGCCCGTGTGAACCGCAATGTGATGTCGCGCCTGAACTCGTTTGCGTACGACGTCTTCAACTTCATGGCCACAGGCATCAAGGCTTCGCCCCGCGGGGCTGATAACGGTGGCAGCGGCAGTGGCGACAAGGTGATCGGCCTGCCACGCGCTCAAGCGCATGCCGCACGCTGA
- a CDS encoding biopolymer transporter ExbD: MAFGSLEGEEDNAPLAEINMVPLIDVMLVLLVIFIVTAPMLTHAVKVDLPKASSSLNVSKPDSVQLAIDGESRLYWNGAAIEADALKLRLHDAAALQPQPELHIRADRSTPYEKVAQVMSLAASEGLGKIGFITDPSTPAP; this comes from the coding sequence ATGGCATTTGGAAGCCTCGAAGGCGAAGAGGACAACGCCCCTCTGGCCGAGATCAACATGGTGCCGCTCATCGACGTGATGCTGGTGCTGCTGGTGATCTTCATCGTCACGGCGCCCATGCTCACGCATGCGGTCAAGGTGGACCTGCCCAAGGCGAGTTCATCGCTCAATGTGAGCAAGCCTGACAGCGTGCAACTGGCCATTGATGGCGAAAGCCGGCTGTACTGGAATGGCGCTGCCATCGAAGCCGATGCGCTCAAGCTGCGCCTGCATGATGCGGCCGCCTTGCAGCCTCAACCCGAACTGCACATCCGTGCCGACCGCAGCACGCCTTACGAGAAGGTGGCCCAGGTGATGTCCCTGGCCGCCAGCGAAGGCCTGGGCAAGATCGGCTTCATCACCGACCCGAGCACGCCTGCGCCATGA
- the hemP gene encoding hemin uptake protein HemP, whose protein sequence is MNPASPQRLHAGASADSSTPASPARQPASPPAKVDSAQLFEGQRELIIQHQGETYRLRITRHDKLILTK, encoded by the coding sequence ATGAACCCAGCGAGCCCCCAGCGCCTCCACGCCGGCGCCTCTGCGGACAGCAGCACGCCGGCATCACCCGCGCGCCAGCCCGCGTCGCCACCGGCCAAGGTGGACAGCGCGCAGCTGTTCGAAGGCCAGCGCGAGCTGATCATCCAGCACCAAGGCGAGACATACCGCCTGAGGATCACGCGTCACGACAAGCTGATCCTCACCAAGTAG
- a CDS encoding TonB-dependent siderophore receptor yields MSHCKPKRTSHQTLLPLGALMMAGLAPLSQQALADEATPAKAKELAPIKVQADADKPDGARATTTRVGKVLQDPHDVPQAVTTVTRSIMEQQQVGSLKEALRNVSGLSFNAAEGGRSGDNMNLRGFYTFGDMYLDGIRDTAQYNRETFNLEQVDVLRGAGAMLFGRGQAGGVINQVSKTPLSRDQYKLTGSVGTHGYQEATADLNKVINEQTAIRVNAMQRDEGNWRRNPTTGSEPEIHRTGLAVSLGLNLNTDNQFWLNHYTAYGRDNPDYGNSFDAATRKPGERLPASTYFGNDKTFDDSDTSITTLVNEYRITPSTQLRTQLRSADYKRSYWAKTPNLSTLPDAVGGVGGNVARLLDYRTITLQSDLSTKFELAGMKHEVITGLEWLREDSYRKALQNYGTNTAPDYRPYQEAATGTASAFTSDSYAYYVQDTVEFIPKWKATLGVRRDQMDAEYSSTTSPKLKYGENSYRSALSYHPTDDTHYYVGWSDSFSPTADLYQLTVTPQPPERSAVLELGAKWLVMDGDLALRAAVYQATKNWERNTDLESTSSILTKKRRTRGIELEAAGRVNEDWEVFAGLALMNAKILEVAENVNSTTGAITSANPAYAGKRARNTPEYTFNLWSTYQLNYQWKLGGGVETKGDRQAVNPSGTGAVPTLNGVYYPNTAPSYVRWDAMVEFEPNNKWLYRLNVKNLFDKLYYDAVYDNGGFAVPGPRRTVTLTAEYKF; encoded by the coding sequence ATGTCTCATTGCAAACCAAAACGCACCAGCCACCAGACCTTGCTGCCACTGGGCGCGCTCATGATGGCGGGCCTGGCCCCCTTGTCCCAACAGGCGCTGGCCGACGAGGCCACGCCCGCCAAGGCCAAGGAACTGGCACCCATCAAGGTGCAGGCCGACGCCGACAAACCCGATGGCGCCCGCGCCACCACCACCCGCGTGGGCAAGGTGCTGCAAGACCCGCATGACGTGCCACAGGCTGTCACCACGGTGACCAGGAGCATCATGGAACAGCAGCAGGTTGGCTCTTTGAAAGAAGCGCTGCGCAATGTGTCGGGCCTATCGTTCAATGCGGCTGAAGGCGGCCGTTCGGGCGACAACATGAACCTGCGCGGCTTCTACACCTTCGGGGACATGTACCTTGATGGCATCCGCGACACGGCGCAATACAACCGCGAGACCTTCAACCTCGAACAGGTGGATGTGTTGCGCGGCGCCGGCGCCATGCTGTTTGGCCGCGGCCAGGCCGGCGGCGTGATCAACCAGGTCAGCAAGACACCCTTGAGCCGGGATCAGTACAAGCTCACCGGCAGCGTGGGCACCCATGGCTACCAGGAGGCCACGGCCGACCTCAACAAGGTCATCAACGAACAGACGGCCATTCGTGTCAACGCCATGCAGCGCGATGAAGGCAACTGGCGGCGCAACCCCACCACGGGCAGCGAACCGGAGATCCACCGCACCGGCCTGGCTGTGAGCCTGGGTTTGAACCTCAACACGGACAACCAGTTCTGGCTGAATCACTACACAGCCTATGGGCGAGACAACCCGGACTACGGCAACTCTTTTGATGCGGCCACGCGCAAGCCAGGCGAGCGCCTGCCGGCCAGCACCTACTTTGGCAACGACAAGACCTTCGACGACAGCGACACCAGCATCACCACGCTGGTCAACGAATACCGCATCACGCCCAGCACCCAATTGCGCACCCAGCTGCGCAGCGCCGACTACAAGCGCAGCTATTGGGCCAAGACGCCCAACCTGAGCACGCTGCCTGATGCCGTGGGGGGCGTCGGGGGCAACGTGGCGCGGTTGCTGGACTACCGCACCATCACGCTGCAATCAGACTTGTCGACCAAGTTCGAGCTGGCCGGCATGAAGCACGAGGTGATCACGGGCCTGGAGTGGCTGCGTGAAGACAGCTACCGCAAGGCCTTGCAGAACTACGGCACGAACACCGCGCCGGACTACCGCCCCTACCAGGAGGCGGCCACCGGCACAGCCTCTGCCTTCACCAGTGACTCGTATGCCTACTACGTGCAGGACACGGTCGAGTTCATCCCGAAGTGGAAGGCCACGCTGGGCGTGCGTCGCGACCAGATGGATGCCGAGTACAGCAGCACCACCTCGCCCAAGTTGAAGTATGGCGAGAACAGCTACCGCAGCGCCTTGTCCTACCACCCCACGGATGACACGCACTACTACGTGGGCTGGAGCGATTCCTTCAGTCCCACGGCCGACCTGTATCAGCTGACGGTCACGCCCCAACCGCCGGAGCGCAGTGCCGTGCTGGAGCTCGGCGCCAAGTGGCTGGTGATGGACGGCGACCTGGCCTTGCGTGCTGCCGTTTACCAGGCCACCAAGAACTGGGAGCGCAACACCGATCTGGAGTCCACCTCCAGCATCCTGACCAAGAAGCGCCGCACGCGCGGCATCGAGCTGGAAGCTGCTGGCCGGGTCAACGAGGACTGGGAAGTGTTTGCCGGCCTGGCCTTGATGAACGCCAAGATCCTGGAAGTGGCCGAGAACGTGAACAGCACGACGGGCGCCATCACCTCGGCCAATCCAGCGTACGCCGGCAAGCGCGCGCGCAACACGCCGGAGTACACGTTCAACCTCTGGTCCACCTACCAGCTGAACTACCAGTGGAAGCTGGGCGGTGGTGTGGAAACCAAGGGTGACCGCCAGGCCGTGAACCCGAGCGGGACGGGCGCCGTGCCCACGCTCAATGGCGTGTACTACCCCAACACCGCACCGTCTTATGTGCGCTGGGATGCCATGGTCGAGTTCGAGCCGAACAACAAGTGGCTGTACCGCCTCAACGTGAAAAACCTGTTCGACAAGCTGTACTACGACGCGGTGTACGACAACGGCGGCTTTGCCGTGCCGGGGCCGCGCCGCACCGTCACCCTGACGGCCGAGTACAAGTTCTGA
- a CDS encoding Fe2+-dependent dioxygenase — protein MLITIDHVLTPDELARARELLNQSTWHSGAITAGAQAAQAKNNQQLAEEAPHLPALRQLVLGALNRSPLFFTAALPLKVLPPFFNRYGGEANTYGFHTDCAMRLSPQRGEGYVRADVSATLFLSDPDEYDGGELTIEDTFGTHGVKRKAGSLVLYPSSSIHAVTPVTRGQRQACFMFIQSMVRDAGQRRLLYDMDMALLQLRQQVGESDPVVRLTGTYHNLLRQWADS, from the coding sequence ATGCTCATCACGATCGACCACGTTCTGACGCCGGATGAGCTGGCCCGGGCCCGCGAACTGTTGAACCAGTCCACCTGGCACAGTGGTGCCATCACGGCGGGCGCACAGGCCGCGCAGGCCAAGAACAACCAGCAACTGGCCGAAGAGGCACCCCACCTGCCGGCGCTGCGCCAGCTGGTGCTGGGCGCCTTGAACCGCTCGCCCTTGTTCTTCACGGCGGCCTTGCCGCTCAAGGTGTTGCCGCCGTTTTTCAACCGCTATGGCGGTGAGGCCAATACCTACGGCTTCCACACCGACTGCGCCATGCGCCTGTCGCCGCAGCGTGGCGAGGGCTATGTGCGCGCCGATGTGTCGGCCACGCTGTTCTTGTCAGACCCTGATGAGTACGACGGCGGCGAGCTGACCATCGAGGACACCTTTGGCACGCATGGTGTCAAGCGCAAAGCAGGCAGCCTGGTGCTGTATCCCTCATCGTCGATCCATGCGGTGACACCCGTGACGCGAGGCCAGCGCCAGGCCTGCTTCATGTTCATCCAGAGCATGGTGCGTGATGCGGGCCAGCGGCGCCTGCTGTATGACATGGACATGGCCTTGCTGCAGCTGCGCCAGCAGGTGGGTGAGTCCGACCCCGTCGTGCGACTGACGGGCACGTATCACAACCTCTTGCGCCAATGGGCGGACAGCTGA
- a CDS encoding alpha-hydroxy acid oxidase, with protein sequence MSLPPVERASDYMSLARACLDEATWRYLQDGDGTGNERALSEVRLMPRPLSAVAGGHTRLHLFGQALAHPFVLAPVAYQRLFHADGEVATAMAAAAQGGQQVISSLASTPVETIVQAAVEGGGPAPWFQLYWQRDRARTLRLLRKAVDAGCSAIVFTVDAPVKLATMRLPADIHAVNLEASAHADKPAEGGSLVFDGWMAQAPTWDDVAWLRTQTTLPLLIKGVLHPDDAARALDLGCDGLIVSNHGGRVLEGAALSLAALPRVVARVAGRAPVLFDSGVRGGRDALVAMAHGATAVLLGRPYVWGLASHGALGVAHVIRLMRDELEMTMALTGCATLADIDLSRLV encoded by the coding sequence ATGAGCCTGCCACCCGTCGAGCGCGCGAGCGACTACATGAGCCTGGCCCGCGCGTGCCTGGACGAAGCCACGTGGCGCTATCTGCAAGATGGCGATGGCACTGGCAACGAGCGCGCGCTGTCCGAGGTGCGCCTCATGCCCAGGCCCTTGAGCGCCGTGGCCGGTGGGCACACGCGCTTGCACCTGTTCGGGCAGGCGCTGGCGCACCCCTTCGTGCTGGCGCCGGTGGCCTACCAGCGCTTGTTCCATGCCGACGGTGAAGTGGCCACGGCGATGGCTGCCGCGGCACAAGGCGGCCAACAGGTGATCAGCAGCCTGGCCAGTACACCCGTCGAGACCATCGTGCAGGCGGCGGTGGAGGGCGGAGGGCCTGCGCCCTGGTTTCAGCTCTACTGGCAGCGTGACCGCGCGCGTACCTTGCGTCTCTTGCGCAAGGCCGTGGACGCCGGTTGTTCGGCCATCGTGTTCACGGTGGATGCACCCGTGAAGCTGGCCACCATGCGCCTGCCTGCTGACATTCACGCGGTCAATCTGGAGGCGTCAGCCCATGCCGACAAACCCGCCGAGGGCGGCAGTCTGGTGTTCGATGGCTGGATGGCGCAGGCCCCGACCTGGGATGACGTGGCCTGGTTGCGCACGCAGACCACCTTGCCACTGTTGATCAAGGGCGTGCTGCACCCGGATGACGCGGCGCGGGCCCTGGACCTGGGCTGCGATGGGCTGATCGTCTCCAACCACGGAGGCCGCGTGCTGGAGGGCGCCGCCTTGAGCCTGGCCGCCTTGCCACGCGTGGTGGCGAGGGTGGCAGGCCGCGCGCCGGTGCTGTTCGACAGCGGTGTGCGTGGTGGCCGGGACGCCCTGGTTGCCATGGCCCATGGCGCCACGGCCGTGTTGCTGGGGCGACCTTATGTCTGGGGCCTGGCCAGCCATGGCGCGCTGGGCGTGGCCCATGTGATCCGCCTGATGCGCGATGAGCTGGAAATGACGATGGCGCTCACGGGTTGCGCCACGCTGGCGGACATCGACCTCAGCCGGCTGGTTTGA